One window of the Pseudofrankia sp. DC12 genome contains the following:
- a CDS encoding NAD(P) transhydrogenase subunit alpha, producing MRIGVVHETAAGECRVALIPQEVDGLRKAGHEVLVETGAGAAAGFPDAAYAERGALIASATDVLGAEVVLFVRAPGSAPTLADALVAWLRPGQVTIGLADPLGSPAAAAAIAAAGITSFALDLLPRITRAQAMDVLSSQATLAGYKAALLAASRLNKIFPMLTTAAGTLPPARALVIGAGVAGLQAIATCKRLGAVVSAYDVRPAAREQAESVGASFVDLGLDAAGAETTGGYAAALGEDFYRRQREALGKVVAASDIVITTAQVQGVRAPVLVTAEMVHAMSPGSVVVDLAAAQGGNCELSEPDTEVDVDGVTLLAPTNLPATVPAHASRLYAKNLTNFLKLLIVDDAVRLDLDDPIIADTLVTHGGEVVAPRVRERLGLAAAEPAPPAAAEPIGPAAGQATDVPTTAGG from the coding sequence ATGAGAATTGGTGTCGTACACGAGACCGCCGCGGGCGAGTGCCGGGTCGCACTGATCCCGCAGGAGGTTGACGGGCTGCGCAAGGCCGGCCATGAGGTGCTCGTCGAGACCGGCGCGGGCGCGGCGGCCGGTTTCCCGGACGCGGCCTACGCCGAACGTGGCGCCCTGATCGCCTCGGCCACGGACGTCCTGGGCGCCGAGGTCGTGCTCTTCGTCCGGGCGCCGGGGTCGGCCCCGACCCTCGCGGACGCGCTGGTCGCCTGGCTTCGGCCGGGGCAGGTGACCATCGGCCTCGCCGATCCGCTGGGCTCGCCCGCGGCCGCCGCGGCGATCGCGGCCGCCGGGATCACCAGCTTCGCGCTCGACCTGCTGCCGCGGATCACCCGGGCGCAGGCGATGGACGTGCTGAGCTCGCAGGCCACGCTCGCGGGCTACAAGGCCGCGCTGCTGGCCGCGAGCCGGCTGAACAAGATCTTCCCGATGCTCACGACGGCCGCCGGCACGCTGCCGCCGGCCCGGGCGCTGGTGATCGGCGCCGGCGTCGCCGGGCTGCAGGCGATCGCGACCTGCAAGCGGCTCGGCGCCGTCGTCTCCGCGTACGACGTCCGCCCGGCCGCCCGGGAGCAGGCCGAGAGCGTCGGCGCGAGCTTCGTCGACCTCGGGCTTGACGCCGCCGGCGCCGAGACCACGGGCGGCTACGCTGCCGCCCTCGGCGAGGACTTCTACCGTCGCCAGCGCGAGGCGCTCGGCAAGGTGGTCGCCGCCAGCGACATCGTCATCACGACCGCGCAGGTGCAGGGCGTGCGCGCGCCGGTCCTGGTCACCGCCGAGATGGTCCACGCGATGTCGCCGGGCTCGGTCGTCGTCGACCTGGCCGCGGCCCAGGGCGGCAACTGCGAGCTGTCCGAGCCGGACACCGAGGTCGACGTCGACGGCGTGACGCTGCTCGCGCCGACGAACCTGCCGGCGACCGTGCCCGCGCACGCCAGCCGGCTGTACGCCAAGAACCTCACGAACTTCCTGAAGCTGCTGATCGTCGACGACGCGGTCCGGCTCGACCTCGACGACCCGATCATCGCCGACACGCTCGTCACCCATGGTGGCGAGGTAGTCGCCCCACGGGTGCGTGAACGGCTCGGCCTCGCCGCCGCCGAGCCCGCGCCGCCGGCTGCCGCCGAGCCGATCGGGCCCGCGGCGGGCCAGGCGACCGACGTCCCGACCACGGCTGGGGGCTGA
- a CDS encoding NAD(P)(+) transhydrogenase (Re/Si-specific) subunit beta, with protein MNDYIIPLCYVAAGALFIVGLKGITQPKTARRGLRAAEAGMLLAVVGTLLHKEIVDFKWIVLAFVVGSTIGALMAVFVPMTAMPQRIALSHAFGALAAGLVGTAEYYNHQPEIGAFTMTAITLEVLLGFLTFTGSLMAFGKLHEILPGRPQVYRGQNVLNLATLALAAGAGVWLVVDPSRTFLFPVVAVLAAAFGVMLIVPIGGADMPTVISLLNSYAGLSSVAMGFALDNKALIIAGALDGSAGFLLSVIMCRAMNRSFTNVLFGAFGQVDASAASSGVIEERPVRSATTEEAAMLLETARSVIIVPGYGLAVAQAQHRIRELADVLTRNGAEVRFAIHPVAGRMPGHMNVLLAEADVPYDQILDMDEINADFAQTDVALVVGANDVTNPAARTNKDSPIYGMPILDVESARTVMVVKRGMKAGFAGVENELYYQDKTLMIFGDAKKVAEGLVHDLEATARA; from the coding sequence ATGAACGACTACATCATCCCGCTGTGTTACGTGGCAGCCGGTGCCCTGTTCATCGTCGGCCTGAAGGGGATCACCCAGCCGAAGACCGCGCGGCGCGGCCTGCGCGCCGCCGAGGCCGGCATGCTGCTGGCCGTCGTCGGGACGCTGCTGCACAAGGAGATCGTCGACTTCAAGTGGATTGTCCTGGCGTTCGTCGTCGGGTCCACGATCGGCGCGCTGATGGCGGTCTTCGTCCCGATGACGGCGATGCCGCAGCGGATCGCCCTCTCGCACGCGTTCGGTGCGCTGGCGGCCGGCCTGGTCGGCACCGCCGAGTACTACAACCACCAGCCGGAGATCGGCGCGTTCACGATGACCGCGATCACGCTGGAGGTGCTGCTCGGATTCCTCACCTTCACCGGCAGCCTGATGGCGTTCGGCAAGCTGCACGAGATCCTGCCCGGCCGGCCCCAGGTCTACCGGGGGCAGAACGTCCTCAACCTCGCGACGTTGGCACTCGCCGCCGGCGCGGGCGTCTGGCTGGTCGTCGACCCGTCGAGGACCTTCCTGTTCCCGGTGGTCGCCGTGCTCGCGGCCGCGTTCGGCGTGATGCTGATCGTCCCGATCGGCGGCGCGGACATGCCGACCGTGATCTCGCTGCTGAACTCCTACGCGGGACTCTCCTCGGTCGCGATGGGATTCGCCCTGGACAACAAGGCGCTCATCATCGCCGGTGCCCTCGACGGCTCGGCCGGTTTCCTGCTGTCGGTCATCATGTGCCGGGCGATGAACCGGTCCTTCACCAACGTGCTGTTCGGCGCGTTCGGCCAGGTGGACGCGTCGGCGGCCAGCAGCGGGGTGATCGAGGAACGGCCGGTCCGCAGCGCCACCACCGAGGAGGCGGCGATGCTGTTGGAGACCGCCCGCTCGGTCATCATCGTCCCCGGCTACGGCCTCGCCGTCGCCCAGGCGCAGCACCGCATCCGAGAACTCGCCGACGTGCTGACCCGCAACGGCGCCGAGGTCCGCTTCGCCATCCACCCGGTGGCGGGCCGGATGCCCGGCCACATGAACGTGCTGCTCGCCGAGGCGGACGTCCCCTACGACCAGATCCTCGACATGGACGAGATCAACGCCGATTTCGCCCAGACCGACGTCGCGCTGGTCGTCGGCGCGAACGACGTGACGAACCCGGCCGCCCGCACCAACAAGGACAGCCCGATCTACGGCATGCCGATCCTCGACGTCGAGTCGGCCCGGACCGTCATGGTCGTCAAACGCGGCATGAAGGCGGGATTCGCGGGTGTCGAGAACGAGCTCTACTACCAGGACAAGACCCTCATGATCTTCGGCGACGCCAAGAAGGTCGCCGAAGGCCTCGTGCACGACCTCGAGGCGACGGCCCGCGCCTGA
- a CDS encoding alpha/beta hydrolase, protein MPTATVNGIAIYFERRGEGPRLLFVNGSGATLERMGPLLDILATQFDLLAHDQRGLGRTAIPAEPYSMADYAADIAGLLDHVGWDRCRVMGLSFGGMVAQEFAVTWPGRVEQLALLCTSPGGAGGSSYPLHELEQLGPDERAALASRLVDSRFTPEWLADHPADRMMVAGLAGGASAGLTDKQRRGAAAQLDARRFHDVFGRLDRITCPTLVGAGRYDAIAPVANSEAIVSRIPDAELRVYEGGHAFFGQDPKAIPETFDFLRGDSAAG, encoded by the coding sequence GTGCCGACGGCGACCGTGAACGGGATCGCGATCTACTTCGAGCGGCGCGGCGAAGGGCCGCGGTTGCTGTTCGTCAACGGGTCAGGCGCGACCCTCGAACGGATGGGGCCGTTGCTGGACATCCTGGCGACCCAGTTCGATCTGCTGGCGCATGACCAGCGCGGCCTCGGCAGGACGGCGATACCCGCGGAGCCCTACTCGATGGCCGACTACGCGGCGGACATCGCCGGGCTGCTCGACCACGTCGGGTGGGATCGGTGCCGGGTCATGGGCCTCAGCTTCGGTGGGATGGTCGCCCAGGAGTTCGCGGTGACCTGGCCCGGTCGGGTCGAGCAGCTGGCGCTACTGTGCACGTCGCCCGGTGGCGCGGGCGGATCATCGTACCCGCTGCACGAGCTTGAGCAGCTCGGCCCGGACGAGCGGGCCGCGCTGGCCTCCCGGCTGGTCGACAGCCGGTTCACCCCGGAGTGGCTGGCCGATCATCCGGCCGACCGGATGATGGTGGCGGGCCTCGCGGGCGGGGCGAGCGCCGGCCTGACGGACAAGCAGCGCCGAGGCGCGGCCGCGCAGCTGGACGCGCGCCGCTTCCACGACGTCTTCGGCCGCCTCGACCGGATCACCTGCCCCACCCTGGTCGGGGCCGGCCGGTACGACGCCATCGCGCCCGTCGCCAACAGCGAGGCGATCGTCTCCCGCATCCCCGACGCCGAGCTGCGCGTCTACGAGGGCGGACACGCCTTCTTCGGGCAGGACCCGAAGGCGATTCCCGAAACCTTCGACTTCCTGCGGGGCGACTCGGCAGCCGGCTGA
- a CDS encoding succinic semialdehyde dehydrogenase: MTATTPASTTPAQAGAGARAATGRVIGPARRLDPVLLKQLVDGLTATGDAIDVPAPFTGEPLVSLPQASIGDVAAAYATARAAQPAWAAAPVRERAAVLARLHDLVLSRQDEVLDILQWETGKARAHAFEEVLETAVCALYFGRRAPRLLTPKRRAGAFPVLTRAIEARRPKGVVCVITPWNYPLALSDDVLPALVAGNAVVQKPDTQTALSALWLRSLAIEAGLPPAVWQIVVGSRDVVGDPLIDGADFVAFTGSTAAGRAIAARAGARLVGCSLELGGKNPMVVLADADVAKAAKGAIRACFSNAGQLCVSIERIYVDRSVYDAFVKAFVGEVEDLRLGAALDYTADVGSLTYQRQLDAVSAHLDDAVSKGATVLVGGKARPELGPLFYEPTVVSDVAPGMALYRDETFGPVVAVYPVDGDDAAIAAANDTEYGLNASVWSRDLGRARAVAARIEAGTVNVNEGYAATYGSQGAPMGGMKSSGLGRRHGADGLLKLTEPQTVASQRLLGFDPPSFLSQERYAAVLTQTLGVLKRLHVR; encoded by the coding sequence ATGACCGCCACGACGCCAGCGAGCACCACCCCGGCGCAGGCCGGCGCGGGGGCGCGCGCCGCCACGGGACGGGTCATCGGCCCGGCCCGCCGGCTCGACCCGGTGCTGCTCAAGCAGCTGGTCGACGGCCTCACCGCGACGGGCGACGCGATCGACGTTCCGGCCCCGTTCACCGGCGAGCCGCTGGTCTCGCTGCCGCAGGCGAGCATCGGCGACGTGGCCGCGGCCTACGCCACCGCGCGGGCCGCGCAGCCGGCCTGGGCCGCGGCCCCGGTCCGCGAGCGCGCCGCCGTCCTGGCCCGGCTGCACGACCTCGTGCTGAGTCGGCAGGACGAGGTGCTCGACATCCTGCAGTGGGAGACCGGCAAGGCCCGTGCGCACGCGTTCGAGGAGGTGCTGGAGACCGCGGTCTGCGCCCTGTACTTCGGCCGGCGCGCGCCGCGGCTGCTCACGCCGAAGCGTCGAGCCGGCGCGTTCCCGGTGCTTACCCGGGCCATCGAGGCGAGGCGCCCCAAGGGTGTCGTCTGCGTGATCACGCCGTGGAACTACCCGCTCGCGCTGTCCGACGACGTGCTGCCGGCGCTGGTGGCCGGCAACGCGGTCGTCCAGAAGCCGGACACGCAGACGGCGCTCTCGGCGCTGTGGCTGCGCTCGCTCGCGATCGAGGCCGGCCTGCCGCCAGCCGTCTGGCAGATCGTGGTGGGCAGCCGCGACGTCGTCGGCGACCCGCTCATCGACGGCGCGGACTTCGTCGCCTTCACCGGCTCGACGGCCGCCGGCCGGGCGATCGCGGCGCGGGCCGGGGCGCGGCTGGTCGGCTGCTCGCTGGAGCTGGGCGGGAAGAACCCGATGGTCGTCCTCGCGGACGCCGACGTGGCGAAGGCGGCGAAGGGTGCGATCCGGGCCTGCTTCAGCAACGCCGGCCAGCTGTGCGTCTCGATCGAGCGGATCTACGTCGACCGGTCGGTCTACGACGCGTTCGTCAAGGCCTTCGTCGGCGAGGTCGAGGACCTTCGGCTCGGCGCCGCGCTCGACTACACCGCGGACGTGGGGTCGCTGACCTACCAGCGCCAGCTCGACGCGGTCAGCGCCCACCTGGACGACGCCGTGAGCAAGGGCGCGACCGTGCTCGTCGGCGGGAAGGCCCGGCCGGAGCTCGGCCCGTTGTTCTACGAGCCGACCGTGGTGTCCGACGTCGCCCCGGGCATGGCCCTCTACCGCGACGAGACGTTCGGCCCGGTCGTCGCGGTCTACCCGGTGGACGGCGACGACGCGGCCATCGCGGCGGCGAACGACACCGAGTACGGCCTGAACGCCAGCGTCTGGAGCCGGGACCTCGGCCGGGCCCGCGCGGTCGCGGCCCGGATCGAGGCGGGCACCGTCAACGTCAACGAGGGGTACGCGGCGACCTACGGCTCACAGGGCGCGCCGATGGGCGGGATGAAGTCCTCCGGGCTCGGCCGCCGGCACGGCGCGGACGGCCTGCTCAAGCTCACCGAGCCGCAGACCGTCGCCAGCCAGCGCCTGCTCGGCTTCGACCCGCCGAGCTTCCTGAGCCAGGAGCGCTACGCCGCGGTACTCACGCAGACCTTGGGTGTCCTGAAGCGGCTGCACGTGCGCTGA
- the hrpA gene encoding ATP-dependent RNA helicase HrpA — translation MCPWSRSAPAANRLPYETVCRRRDPNWNRRIPESESLVAVTSSPAVQPTGSPVVAAGEPGGSGDAAGRVDFPNRPAAGGRKPAEGSGRPNRKRRPGRSGGEAGAARGPAARRERDGGRPVELHVAERAELAGLSARLPALMLRDGHRLARRLDAIRHDADAEARACAIHAVTDEVETAEIRVALRRDAVPTLKYPAELPVSQRKDEILAAIRDNQVVIVAGETGSGKTTQIPKICLELGRGVTGMIGHTQPRRLAARTVADRIAEETGAEGLGGIVGYQVRFTDQVGEDTLVKLMTDGILLAELGTDRLLRQYDTLIIDEAHERSLNIDFILGYLRRILPRRPDLKVVITSATIETERFSRHFGGAPIIEVSGRTYPVEVRYRPVVDPDDPEADPDRDVVTAICDAVDELSVGGPGDVLVFLSGEREIRDAADALARRPSKELLPREILPLYARLSAAEQHRVFQPHPGRRIVLATNVAETSLTVPGIKYVVDAGTARISRYSHRLKVQRLPIEPVSRASANQRAGRCGRTSDGICIRLYAEDDFEARLEYTDPEILRTNLASVILSMASLGLGEVADYPFLDPPDPRQVTDGLALLHELGAFEDVRPRRAPAEAAPVAAPVAAAGAVGLAAPAGPAAAGPAGAAEDRTPRLTPLGRRLARLPIDPRLARMILAAEEQGALAEVLVIAAALAVGDVRERPADAQQAATERHARFTEPTSDFLGYLNLWTYLRERAAELSSNQFRRMCRAEYLHYLRVREWQDVHSQLRQAARSLGLSTNATPASPQQVHTALLTGLLSHIGLFDPEKRDYAGARGARFAVFPGSALFKKPPRWVVAAELVETSRLWGRVAAKIEPEWVEPLAGHLIRRSHTEPHWSRRAAAVLATEKVTLYGVPIVAARSVTYGALDPPLCRELFIRHALVEGDWETKHAFFVENSRLLVDAADLEHRARRRDIVVDDQTVFDFYDARIPADVVSGRHFDAWWKKTRPQTPGLLTFDPAMLVSETAKGVRAEDFPDTWPAGRDGEHSVGLTYQFEPGSAADGVTAHIPLAILNQVEPDGFDWQVPGLREDLVTELIRSLPKALRRSYVPAPNYARAVLGRVGPADGPLLAVLERELNRIGGGTTVSRADLDLSRLPPHLRITFRVYDGTGGRTDRRDGHAGRDGDGADRREKPSESARRTLAEGKDLDELKRRLAPKLTAAVSAAGGNLERTGLTGWGDLGTIPRTVERRSGRHQVRGYPALVAEPAGVALRVLATEADQARAHPLGTRALLLASVASPIRYINTQLSNAAKLALRHHPHESVGALLDDAVAAAADALIDESGGPVWDEAGFERLRDEVRAELPERSLAVVRAAERVLTLAHDVETRIDALTGRPTAGRAPGRPAQLTDLRSLGSAFAAAQGAKTQGAKAGGAAKLSPALTASVEDLRRQLAELVHPGFLAGTGADRLDDLARYLSGALRRLDRLPADATAEQPKLAKITRVRDAYDELSADLLPPGVPPGPDLLRIRWMIEELRISLFAQTLRTPYPVSEERLYRVMDELAP, via the coding sequence ATGTGCCCCTGGTCGCGGTCGGCGCCGGCCGCGAACCGGTTGCCGTATGAGACCGTCTGTAGGCGGAGAGACCCGAACTGGAACCGCCGCATCCCCGAATCGGAGAGCCTCGTCGCCGTGACCTCGTCGCCAGCCGTGCAGCCGACCGGCTCGCCGGTCGTCGCCGCCGGCGAGCCTGGTGGCTCCGGCGACGCGGCAGGCCGGGTGGACTTCCCGAACCGGCCGGCCGCTGGCGGCCGCAAGCCGGCCGAGGGCTCCGGGCGGCCGAACCGCAAGCGTCGGCCCGGGCGCTCCGGCGGCGAGGCCGGCGCGGCACGCGGGCCCGCGGCGCGGCGGGAGCGGGACGGTGGACGGCCCGTCGAGCTGCACGTCGCCGAGCGTGCGGAGCTCGCCGGCCTCTCGGCTCGGCTGCCCGCGCTGATGCTGCGCGACGGGCACCGGCTGGCGCGCCGACTGGACGCGATCCGCCACGACGCCGACGCCGAGGCGCGGGCGTGCGCGATCCACGCGGTCACCGACGAGGTCGAGACCGCCGAGATTCGGGTCGCGTTGCGCCGGGACGCGGTGCCCACGTTGAAATACCCGGCCGAGCTACCGGTGAGCCAGCGCAAGGACGAGATTCTCGCGGCTATCCGGGACAACCAGGTCGTCATCGTGGCCGGTGAGACCGGCTCGGGAAAGACGACGCAGATCCCGAAGATCTGCCTTGAGCTCGGCCGTGGGGTCACCGGAATGATCGGGCATACGCAGCCGCGCCGGCTGGCCGCCCGGACTGTTGCCGACCGGATCGCCGAGGAGACCGGTGCGGAGGGCCTGGGCGGGATCGTCGGCTACCAGGTGCGGTTCACCGACCAGGTCGGCGAGGACACCCTGGTCAAGCTGATGACCGACGGCATTCTGCTCGCCGAGCTCGGCACCGACCGGCTGCTCCGCCAGTACGACACGCTGATCATCGACGAGGCGCACGAGCGCAGCCTCAACATCGACTTCATTCTCGGGTATCTGCGCCGGATCCTGCCGCGCAGGCCCGACCTGAAGGTCGTCATCACGTCGGCGACGATCGAGACCGAGCGGTTCTCCCGGCATTTCGGCGGCGCGCCGATCATCGAGGTGTCGGGGCGGACCTACCCGGTCGAGGTCCGCTACCGGCCGGTCGTCGACCCCGACGACCCGGAGGCCGATCCGGACCGGGATGTCGTCACCGCGATCTGTGACGCCGTCGACGAACTGTCGGTCGGAGGGCCGGGCGACGTCCTGGTCTTCCTCTCCGGTGAGCGAGAGATCCGGGACGCCGCGGACGCCCTGGCCCGCCGGCCGAGCAAGGAGCTGCTGCCGCGCGAGATCCTCCCGTTGTACGCGCGGCTGTCCGCGGCCGAACAGCACCGGGTCTTCCAGCCGCATCCTGGCCGCCGGATCGTTCTCGCGACGAACGTCGCCGAGACCTCGCTGACCGTTCCCGGCATCAAGTACGTGGTCGACGCGGGCACGGCGCGGATCTCCCGGTACAGCCACCGGCTCAAGGTTCAGCGGCTGCCGATCGAGCCGGTGTCGCGGGCCTCGGCGAACCAGCGGGCCGGCCGGTGCGGACGGACGTCCGACGGCATCTGCATCCGGCTCTATGCCGAAGACGACTTCGAGGCGCGGCTCGAGTACACCGACCCGGAGATCCTGCGCACCAACCTCGCCTCGGTGATCCTCTCGATGGCGTCCCTCGGGCTCGGCGAGGTGGCCGACTACCCGTTCCTCGACCCCCCCGACCCGCGCCAGGTCACCGACGGTCTGGCGCTGCTGCACGAGCTCGGCGCCTTCGAGGACGTCCGCCCCCGTCGGGCCCCGGCCGAGGCCGCGCCTGTTGCGGCGCCTGTTGCCGCGGCTGGCGCTGTCGGCCTGGCTGCTCCGGCCGGCCCGGCGGCCGCCGGGCCGGCCGGAGCAGCCGAGGACCGGACGCCGCGCCTGACGCCGCTCGGGCGCCGGCTCGCCCGGCTGCCGATCGACCCGCGGCTCGCGCGGATGATCCTGGCCGCCGAGGAGCAGGGCGCGCTCGCGGAGGTGCTGGTCATCGCGGCGGCGCTCGCGGTCGGCGACGTCCGCGAGCGCCCGGCGGACGCCCAGCAGGCCGCGACCGAGAGACACGCGCGGTTCACCGAGCCGACGTCGGACTTCCTCGGCTACCTCAACCTCTGGACCTATCTGCGGGAAAGGGCCGCCGAGCTGAGCTCGAACCAGTTCCGTCGGATGTGCCGCGCCGAGTACCTGCACTACCTGCGCGTCCGGGAGTGGCAGGACGTCCACAGCCAGCTGCGCCAGGCGGCCCGTTCCCTCGGCCTGTCCACCAACGCGACCCCGGCGAGCCCGCAGCAGGTGCACACCGCGCTGCTCACCGGACTGCTCTCGCACATCGGCCTCTTCGACCCCGAGAAACGCGACTACGCGGGTGCCCGTGGCGCCCGGTTCGCGGTCTTCCCCGGCTCCGCGTTGTTCAAGAAGCCGCCGCGCTGGGTCGTCGCCGCCGAACTGGTCGAGACCTCCCGGTTGTGGGGCCGCGTCGCGGCGAAGATCGAGCCCGAATGGGTCGAGCCGCTGGCCGGGCACCTGATCCGCCGGTCGCACACCGAGCCGCACTGGTCGCGCCGCGCCGCCGCCGTGCTCGCCACCGAGAAGGTGACGCTGTACGGCGTACCGATCGTCGCGGCCCGGTCGGTGACCTACGGCGCCCTCGACCCGCCATTGTGCCGTGAGCTGTTCATCCGGCATGCCCTCGTCGAGGGCGACTGGGAGACGAAGCACGCGTTCTTCGTCGAGAACAGCCGGCTGCTCGTGGACGCCGCGGACCTGGAGCACCGCGCCCGGCGCCGTGACATCGTCGTCGACGACCAGACGGTCTTCGACTTCTACGACGCGCGGATTCCGGCGGACGTCGTCTCCGGCCGCCATTTCGACGCCTGGTGGAAGAAGACCCGTCCGCAGACGCCCGGCCTGCTCACGTTCGACCCGGCGATGCTGGTCTCGGAGACGGCCAAGGGCGTGCGGGCCGAGGACTTCCCGGACACGTGGCCGGCCGGCCGCGACGGCGAGCACAGCGTCGGGCTGACGTACCAGTTCGAGCCCGGGTCGGCCGCCGACGGCGTGACCGCGCACATTCCGCTCGCCATCCTCAACCAGGTCGAGCCGGACGGCTTCGACTGGCAGGTGCCCGGACTGCGCGAGGATCTCGTCACGGAGCTGATCAGGTCGCTCCCGAAGGCCCTGCGGCGCAGCTACGTGCCCGCGCCGAACTACGCCCGCGCGGTGCTGGGGCGGGTCGGCCCCGCCGACGGCCCGTTGCTGGCCGTCCTCGAGCGTGAGCTCAACCGGATCGGTGGCGGCACGACCGTGTCCCGCGCCGACCTGGATCTCAGCCGGCTTCCGCCGCACCTGCGCATCACCTTCCGCGTCTACGACGGCACCGGCGGCCGGACGGACCGGAGGGACGGACACGCCGGCCGGGACGGTGACGGCGCGGACCGGCGGGAGAAGCCGTCCGAGTCGGCACGGCGGACGCTTGCCGAGGGCAAGGACCTCGACGAGCTGAAACGCCGGCTCGCCCCCAAGCTGACCGCGGCGGTGTCGGCGGCCGGCGGCAACCTGGAACGCACCGGCCTGACCGGCTGGGGCGACCTCGGGACGATCCCGCGCACCGTCGAGCGCAGGTCGGGCCGCCACCAGGTCCGTGGCTATCCGGCGCTGGTGGCCGAGCCCGCCGGTGTGGCGCTGCGGGTGCTGGCGACCGAGGCGGACCAGGCCCGCGCCCACCCGCTCGGCACCCGCGCGCTGCTGCTCGCCTCCGTCGCGTCCCCGATCCGGTACATCAACACGCAGCTGTCCAACGCGGCCAAGCTGGCGCTGCGCCACCACCCGCACGAGAGCGTCGGCGCGCTGCTCGACGACGCCGTCGCGGCGGCGGCCGACGCGCTCATCGACGAGTCCGGCGGCCCGGTCTGGGACGAGGCCGGCTTCGAGCGCCTTCGCGACGAGGTGCGGGCCGAGCTGCCCGAGCGCTCCCTGGCCGTCGTCCGGGCCGCCGAACGTGTGTTGACACTCGCGCACGACGTCGAGACCCGGATCGACGCGTTGACGGGTCGTCCGACGGCCGGCCGGGCGCCAGGGCGTCCGGCGCAGCTGACCGACCTGAGATCGCTGGGCTCCGCGTTCGCCGCGGCCCAGGGCGCGAAGACCCAGGGGGCAAAGGCCGGTGGCGCCGCCAAGCTGAGCCCCGCGCTCACGGCGAGCGTCGAGGACCTGCGCCGCCAGCTCGCCGAACTGGTCCACCCCGGCTTTCTCGCCGGTACCGGCGCCGACCGTCTCGACGACCTGGCCCGCTACCTCAGCGGCGCCCTGCGCCGCCTCGACCGGCTCCCGGCCGACGCCACCGCCGAGCAGCCGAAACTCGCCAAGATCACCAGGGTCCGGGACGCCTACGACGAGCTGTCGGCCGATCTTCTCCCGCCCGGCGTCCCACCAGGACCGGACCTGCTGCGGATCCGCTGGATGATCGAGGAGCTGCGGATCAGCCTCTTCGCCCAGACCCTCCGCACGCCGTACCCGGTCTCGGAGGAGCGCCTCTACCGGGTCATGGACGAGCTCGCCCCCTGA
- a CDS encoding TetR/AcrR family transcriptional regulator has product MPGPADPTRAEMAPSGPRPADQRPADPQPADPPPAVTPRGAGASTAPLATPSVTTPSTPVGARREQLLGAAARLMADRGYHGVSINDIGAAAGVSGPAVYKHFPSKQAILTELLVGISERLLAEGTVRADAAAGPDEALDALVRWHVSFALGSPELIRIQDRDLASMDETAARSVRRLQRRYVELWVTQLRARDPELAEDAARATVHATFGLLNSTPYSATGSAARLGRTRMADLLHHLGLAALRAAS; this is encoded by the coding sequence ATGCCTGGGCCAGCCGATCCGACCCGCGCCGAGATGGCGCCATCGGGTCCGCGGCCAGCCGACCAGCGGCCAGCCGATCCGCAGCCAGCCGATCCGCCGCCGGCCGTCACGCCGCGCGGGGCCGGGGCGAGCACGGCGCCGCTCGCCACGCCTTCGGTGACGACGCCGTCCACGCCGGTGGGCGCGCGGCGCGAGCAGCTGCTGGGCGCGGCCGCCCGGCTGATGGCCGACCGGGGTTATCACGGGGTCAGCATCAACGACATCGGTGCGGCGGCCGGTGTCTCCGGGCCGGCGGTCTACAAGCACTTCCCCAGCAAGCAGGCGATCCTGACCGAGCTGTTGGTCGGGATCAGCGAGCGGCTGCTGGCCGAGGGGACGGTCCGGGCCGACGCCGCCGCGGGCCCGGACGAGGCACTGGACGCGCTGGTGCGCTGGCATGTGTCGTTCGCGCTCGGCTCCCCCGAGCTGATCCGCATCCAGGACCGGGACCTCGCCAGCATGGACGAGACGGCGGCCCGGTCGGTGCGCCGGCTGCAGCGCAGGTACGTGGAGCTCTGGGTCACCCAGCTGCGGGCCCGCGACCCCGAGCTCGCCGAGGACGCGGCCCGGGCCACCGTCCACGCGACCTTCGGGCTGCTCAACTCGACCCCGTACAGCGCCACCGGCAGCGCGGCCCGCCTCGGCCGCACCCGGATGGCCGACCTGCTGCACCATCTGGGCCTGGCCGCCCTGCGCGCCGCCAGCTGA